The following is a genomic window from Halobacterium sp. R2-5.
GGCCTCCACACGCGCGAGGAGTTCGAAGCCTGGGACGAGGACCACCCCGGCCTCTACGACGCGTGGGTCGACGCCGGCGAACGCGTGACCGGCCGCCTCGACGGCCTCCCGCGGGAGATCGCTCGCGGCGAGACGTCGTTCTCGGACGCCGCGGAGCTCGCCTGTAGCGCCGTCAAACACGACGTCGACCTGCCCGCGCCGTTCGCGGCGCTGGACACGCTCGCGTACCGCCGGCACGGCGCGAGCTACGCGGTGAAGTGGGCGGAGAAGGTGTTCGACGCTGATGCTGCGGATTCGACGGAGTGACCCCCGTCAGTAGTCGGCGGTGACGTCGCCGTCCTCGTCGAGTTCGACGACGACGTCGCTCTCCGCGCGGAACGAGTCGATGACGTCGTCGTCGTGGACCTCGCGGGAGACGTGGACGAGCGCGACGGCGTCGTGTTCGGCGAGGAGGTCACCGAGTCGGGCGAGCGCGTCGAGCGCGCGCTCCTCGCCGGCGTAGTACGCGAGCTCGGTGAGCGAATCGAAGCTCACGCGGCGCTTCCCGGGGTTGTCGGTGAGGAACTGGTCGACGGCCGCGAGGATGCCGTCGACGTCGTCGGGCGCGGAGACGTAGTGGATGTGGCTGGCGCCCCGGCGGGAGTAGCCGCGGTCGACGGACAGCGTGTCCAGAATCTCGGCGCTGTCCTCGTCGACGTCGTAGTACTCGAGCTTCTGGGTGACCTCGCGGGCGGTCGTCCGCGTGGAGACGACGAGGAAGTTGTCCGTGTCCGTCTTCAGGAAGTCGGTGTCCATGCGGTCGGTCTCGCCGGTACTCGGGTGGAGCAACAGCACGACGGTGCCACCCGGGACGGAGTCGGGCGCCCCGTCGATGGCGAGGTCGTAGTCCATACCCGAGGAAAGCGCCCACGCGGTCTTAACCTTCCGGGTTGGGGCGGAAGCGGCGTAAGCGCTCCCTACTAGAAGACGCTGTCCGCGGTGGCGGCGCCGACGACGCTGAAGATGGCGCCGACTGCGACGGCCTTCGCGGTGAGCGCCGCGACGGCCAGCGTCGCCGTCGGGAGTCCCAGCTGGGCGGAGAACGTCGACGGCGCGGTGAACGCGAGCGCGAGCACGAGCACGGAGCCGTACGCGACCCCCATCAGGGAGACGAACCGCACCGGGATTCCGGCGACTTCGGCCTCCCGGTCGGGGTCGCGGCCCTGGTCGGCCTCGTAGAGCGCGCCGTAGCCGATGGCGAACACGATGACGACCGTGGTGAGGACGTGGAACCACTGCATGCGGCTGGCGAGCAGCCACACCTCCTCGGTGACGACGAACGGCCCCGCGAGCAGGAACCCGCCGACCACCTGCTGGGCAGTGTCCGCGACGCGGTACCGTTTGCTTCGCCCGACCATACCCGAGCGTCGTGGACGCGCGGGAAAACGTCTCCGGGTTCCCCCGGCGACCCCCTCGTTTCCCGTCGAGCGCGCATCCGCTGGGGTTTTGGCCGGCGCTCGCGTGGGTCCGGTATGAGCGTACGCGAGGAGTTCGACGAGTGGGCGGACTCGGGCCGCGACAAGGGGATGGAGGACCGCCACTGGCACACCGCCAAGCACGTGCTCGCGCGGATGCCCGTCGAGGCCGACGACTACGTCCTCGATTTGGGGACGGGTAGCGGGTACGCGCTGCGCGCACTCCGCGAGCGCGGCGTCGCGCGCGGCTACGGCCTCGACGGCGCGCCCGAGATGGCGCGCAACGCCCGGTCGTACACCGAGGACGACCGCGTCGGCTACGTCGTCGGGGACTTCGGTAGCCTGCCGTTCGCCGACGACAGCGTCGACCACGTCTTCAGCATGGAGGCGTTCTACTACGCCAGCGACCCCCACGAGACCCTCGCAGAGATTCGGCGCGTCCTGAAGCCCGGCGGGACGTTCTACTGCGCGGTGAACTACTACGACGAGAACGTCCACAGCCACGACTGGCAGGAGAACATCGACGTGGAGATGACGCTCTGGAACCGGTCCGAGTACCGCGAGGCGTTCCGCGAGGCGGGCCTGCACGTCGCCGAGCAGGACAGCGTCGCGGACCGCGAGGTTGAGATTCCCGACGCGAGCGAGTTCCCGCACGAGGGCTTCCAGACTCGCGAGGACATGGTCGAGCGCTACCGCACGTTCGGGACGCTGCTGACCGTCGGCGTCGCTCCCTGAGCGGCAGCAGCAGTCCTCACAGCAGCGTCGCGTCCTCCGGTTGGAACCCGAGCACCGCGTCCCCGGCTGGCGGCGCCTCTCGCGTCTTCACGAGCACGTCGCGGCCGTCCCAGTCGCAGTGCGCGCGGTAGGCGTCCCCGAGAAACTCCACGTTCTCGACGCGCACCGGGAACCGGTTCTCCTCGCAGTCGAAAGCGAGGGATTCGGGGCGAACACACACCGTCGTTCGACCGTCGACGCGCTCTCCGACGTCGAACTCTGTCTCGCCGACACGAACCGAACACCCCTTCGTTTCGACTGGAGGCTCGCCGTCGAAGACGTTGTTGTCGCCGACGAACTCCGCGACGAACCGCGACGCCGGCTCCCTGTACACTTCTTCCGGCGTGCCGACCTGCTCGACGCGCCCGGAGTTCAGCACTGCGACGCGGTCCGAGATGGCGAGCGCCTCGCTCTGGTCGTGCGTGACGTAGACGGTGGTGATGTCCAACTCGGACTGAATCTCCTTGACCTGCACGCGCAGGCGCTCGCGCAGCCGCGCGTCGAGCGCGCTCATCGGCTCGTCCAGCAGGAGCACGCTCGGCCCCGGTGCGAGCGCGCGGGCGAGCGCCACCCGCTGCTGCTGGCCGCCGGAGAGCTCGCCGGGCTCGCGGTCCTCGAACCCCGCGAGGTCCACGAGCGCCAGCAGCTCCGCGACGCGCTCTTCGGTGGTCTGGCCCTCGGGCGGGTCGCGGAAGCGGAGCCCGTACGCGACGTTCTCCGCGACGCTCATGTGCGGGAACAGCGCGTAGCTCTGGAAGACGACGCCGACGTCGCGGTCCTCCGGTGGGACGCCCGCCACGGAGTTCCCGCCGAAGCGCACGTCCCCCGCGTCGGGCTGCTCGAAGCCCGCGATGAGCCGCAGCGTCGTCGTCTTCCCGCACCCGGAGGGGCCGACGAGCGTGAAGAACTCGCCGTCCGCGACGTTCAGGGAGACGCCGTCGACCGCGGTCGTCGCGCCGAACTCGCGGGTCACGCCGTCCAGCTGGATGCTCGTCACGGTCGGTACCTCCCGCCGACGCGGTCGATGACCACGAAGCTGGCGGCAGTGACAACCAACAGGACGGTGCCCATCGCGGCCGCCGGGCCGACGCTCGGGCCGGCCGCGCGGTCCACGAGGTAGCGTTTCAGCGCCACGGGCATCGTGTAGGCGTTCTCCTCGGCGAGCAGCACGGTGGCGTCGAACTCGCCGATGCTGAGCGCGAACGCGAACGCCGCGCCGGCGAGCACGCCCGGCCACACGAGCGGCAGTTCGACGTCCCAGAGCGCGCGCGCCCGACTCGCGCCCAGCGCTCGCGCGGACTCGACGAGCCGGTCGTCGACGGCGGACAGCATCGGTGCGACGTTCCGCACGACGAAGGGGTAGCCCGCGACGGCGTGGGCGGCGACGACGACCGCGGACCCGACGACGCTCACGCGGTAGCCGAACAGCTCCACGCCGAACACCAGCGACTGCAGCATCCCGAGCCCGACGACGACGCCGGAGACGGCGATGGGCGCCATCAGGACGGCGTCCGCGACCTTCCGGCCGCGGCCGCCGCGCGCGGAGAACGCCGCGACGACGACGCCCATCGGGAGCGCGAGCGCGAGCGCGCCCACGCCGAACAGCAGCGAGTTCCGCACCGCGACCGAGGGCTGCGTGCGGCTGCCGCCCTGCCGTTCGAGGAGGAACCGCCACCACTCCAGGGTCGGGTCGCTGAGTCCGCCGACGCTCGCGAGCACCATCGACGCGAGCGGCGCGAGGAACACGAGCACCACGACGACGCCGTAGACGCCGATGCTCGCGCGCACGACCGCGCTCCGGAGGTCGCCGGCGAGCGAGAACAACCGTTTCCGCGGGAGCGGGTTGGCGGTGCCGCCGGCCGCGCGTCGCGCCTCGTAGCGCAGGTAGACGTACGTCAGCCCGAGCGAGACGACAGTTTCGAGCGTGGCGAGCGCGGCCGCGGTCTCGAAGTCGAGCTGCTGGACGCGCGCGTACAGCCACACCTCCACGGTCGCGAGCTGGAGGCCGCCGAGGCCGAGCACGATGGGGAACGTCATGAACGTGAACACGAACGTCAGCACCGCGCTCGCCGCGAGTGCGGGAAGCAGCTGTGGGGCGACGACGTCCCGGAATGCTCGCAGCGGGCTCGCACCGAGCGACCGCGCGGTCTCGACGGCGCTGGCGTCGACGTTCTCCCACGCCGACGTGACCATTCGCGTGACCAGCGGCGCGTTGTAGAACGCGTGCGCGAGCACCACGACTTCGAGCGTGTACAGCAGGTCCACGCGCTCGACGCCGAACGCCGTCAGCACGCCGTTGAGCGTGCCGTTCGTGCCGAACGTCGCGACGAACCCGGCGACGACCATGATGGAGGGGAGCACGAACGGCAGGATGGTCAACGACTTCAGCGTGCGCCGACCGGGGAACTCGAAGCGCGCGAGCACGTACGCGCCCGGCAGCCCGAGCGCCACGCTCGCGAGCGTCGAGAGCGCGGCCTGCCACGCCGTGAACCCGAACAGCCCCTTCCGGACCTCGGGGTAGCGCACCCACACGTCCGGGAGCAGTCCCGTCCACGCCGCCCGGACGCGCACGCTCGCCAGCCACGCGAGTACGTCGCCCGGCACTCGCGCGGGGTGCGTGAACAGGCCGTTCGCAGCACCCATGTAGAACTCGCTCTGGAGGACGCGCCGAATCGGCGCCGCGGCGTCCGCGAACGCGGAGACGAACACCGTCCACACCGGGTAGTAGAAGACGACGGCGAGCACGGCCAGCGTCGCCGCGCCGACGACCGGGAGGACCAGCCGGTCCGCGTCCGTGGCGAGCCTGTCGGCCGCCTCGGACAGTCCGTCCGTCACCCGCGTCAGTTGCTCGCGACCAGCTGGGCCCACGACTCGATCCACCCGTCGAGGTTGCCTGCGAGCTCCTCGTAGGTAAACGTGACCGGCTCCGGCGGCTCGTGGGCGTACTGGTCGTACTCCTCGGGCAGCGACGCGGTGGTGGTCGCGGGGAACTGGACGTTGTTCACGGCGACGTTCGACTGGGCCTCGTCGGTGAGCGCGAAGTCCACGAACTCGGCGGCCGTCTCCGGCTGGTCGGTGTCGGCGAACCGCCCCACGGTCTCGGGGTTGGCGTACCCCTGGTCGTTGAGGAAGCTCACCTGGTGGTGGGGGAGCTCGTCCTCGGCGTTGTAGTACACCTGGTCCGTGGAGTAAGAGACGACCATCGGCCGCTCGCCCTCGAGGAACGCGTTGTACGAGGGCTGCCAGTCGTCGAGCACGCGCACGTCGTTGGCGAGCAGCCCCTCCCAGTAGTCGAGGTACTCCTCAGAACCTTTCTCGTGGATCGTCCAGAGGAGGAACGCCAGCCCGGGGTCGCTGGACTGGGCGTTCTGCGCGAGCAGCGTCCCCTCGTAGGCGGGTTCGAGGAGCGCGTCGAACGTCTCCGGGTTGTCGATTTCCGTGCCGTCGTAGACGGGGGCGATGTAGCCCGTGTCGTAGGCGACGACGCGGTTCTCCGGGTCGATCTCGAGGCTCTCCTTGATGTCGCCGTCGTTGTCGAGGTCGCCGCGGAGGTCGTCGAACAGCGCGGTGTCGGGGAGCGCCTGGTCGACGCGCACGAGGTCGGGCGTGTTCAGGCCCACGAAGAGGTCGGCGTCGATGCCCGCGTCCTGCCGTTTCCGCTGGATGTACTCGTTGATGCCGTTGCTCGGCGCGACGTACTCGATCTCGGTGTCGTGGTCGGCTTCCCAGTTGTCCTTCAGCCAGCGGCCCGCGGTCCCCTCGTCCCCGAAGAACGAGTCGTAGGTCGCGACCGTCAGCGGACCCGTCGACTCGCTGGTGGTCGAGTCGGCGGTGTCGCCGACCGTCGTGCCGCTGCTCTCGGTCGTTTTCGTCCCCTCACTCTCGCCTTCCTCGACCTGCAGGCAGCCCGCGGTCAGGACGCCAGCCACGCCCGCGCCCGCCGTCCCGAGGTAGTCGCGCCGTTTCATTACTTGGTTGTTTCTCGGTGTGGTAGAAAAGGCCGTCGCTTCTGCCACCCCTCGAACCGCGAGCGAACGCTTTTCACGGTGCCGTCGGTACCCCCGGTGTGCCTCACTCGCGGACCACCGTCCTCGCCGCGCTGTTCGCTGCCCTGCTCGTCGTCGCCGCGCTACTGCTCGGCGCCGTCTTCGGGACGGTGTTCTTCGCCGTGACCGTCGCGTACCTGCTCGTGCCGCTGCACCGCCGCGTCGAGCGCGTCGGCCTGCCGCCGTGGTGGGCGAGCGCCGCCACCGCCACCCTCGCGTCGCTGGCGGTGTTCGTCCCGCTCGCGGCCGGCCTCTCCGTGCTCACCGACCGCGCCAGCGGCCTCGCCGACGTGCTCGCGGGCATCCCCGAGACCGTGACGCTGGCGTTCTACGGCTACACGTACCCCGTCGAAGTCGGCACCGTCACGGACGCCGCGCTCGCTCTGGTGCGGGACGTCGCGGTCGACACCGCGGTCGCGCTCCCCGAACTCGCGCTGAAGCTCACGCTGTTCGGGATGCTCCTGTTCGGGCTGCTGCTCGCCCACGAGGACGCCGAGCGAGCGCTCCTCGCGACGATTCCCGCCTCCTA
Proteins encoded in this region:
- a CDS encoding DUF2391 family protein, with amino-acid sequence MVGRSKRYRVADTAQQVVGGFLLAGPFVVTEEVWLLASRMQWFHVLTTVVIVFAIGYGALYEADQGRDPDREAEVAGIPVRFVSLMGVAYGSVLVLALAFTAPSTFSAQLGLPTATLAVAALTAKAVAVGAIFSVVGAATADSVF
- a CDS encoding thiamine ABC transporter substrate-binding protein, with amino-acid sequence MKRRDYLGTAGAGVAGVLTAGCLQVEEGESEGTKTTESSGTTVGDTADSTTSESTGPLTVATYDSFFGDEGTAGRWLKDNWEADHDTEIEYVAPSNGINEYIQRKRQDAGIDADLFVGLNTPDLVRVDQALPDTALFDDLRGDLDNDGDIKESLEIDPENRVVAYDTGYIAPVYDGTEIDNPETFDALLEPAYEGTLLAQNAQSSDPGLAFLLWTIHEKGSEEYLDYWEGLLANDVRVLDDWQPSYNAFLEGERPMVVSYSTDQVYYNAEDELPHHQVSFLNDQGYANPETVGRFADTDQPETAAEFVDFALTDEAQSNVAVNNVQFPATTTASLPEEYDQYAHEPPEPVTFTYEELAGNLDGWIESWAQLVASN
- a CDS encoding class I SAM-dependent methyltransferase, producing the protein MSVREEFDEWADSGRDKGMEDRHWHTAKHVLARMPVEADDYVLDLGTGSGYALRALRERGVARGYGLDGAPEMARNARSYTEDDRVGYVVGDFGSLPFADDSVDHVFSMEAFYYASDPHETLAEIRRVLKPGGTFYCAVNYYDENVHSHDWQENIDVEMTLWNRSEYREAFREAGLHVAEQDSVADREVEIPDASEFPHEGFQTREDMVERYRTFGTLLTVGVAP
- a CDS encoding ABC transporter ATP-binding protein encodes the protein MTSIQLDGVTREFGATTAVDGVSLNVADGEFFTLVGPSGCGKTTTLRLIAGFEQPDAGDVRFGGNSVAGVPPEDRDVGVVFQSYALFPHMSVAENVAYGLRFRDPPEGQTTEERVAELLALVDLAGFEDREPGELSGGQQQRVALARALAPGPSVLLLDEPMSALDARLRERLRVQVKEIQSELDITTVYVTHDQSEALAISDRVAVLNSGRVEQVGTPEEVYREPASRFVAEFVGDNNVFDGEPPVETKGCSVRVGETEFDVGERVDGRTTVCVRPESLAFDCEENRFPVRVENVEFLGDAYRAHCDWDGRDVLVKTREAPPAGDAVLGFQPEDATLL
- a CDS encoding iron ABC transporter permease, yielding MVLPVVGAATLAVLAVVFYYPVWTVFVSAFADAAAPIRRVLQSEFYMGAANGLFTHPARVPGDVLAWLASVRVRAAWTGLLPDVWVRYPEVRKGLFGFTAWQAALSTLASVALGLPGAYVLARFEFPGRRTLKSLTILPFVLPSIMVVAGFVATFGTNGTLNGVLTAFGVERVDLLYTLEVVVLAHAFYNAPLVTRMVTSAWENVDASAVETARSLGASPLRAFRDVVAPQLLPALAASAVLTFVFTFMTFPIVLGLGGLQLATVEVWLYARVQQLDFETAAALATLETVVSLGLTYVYLRYEARRAAGGTANPLPRKRLFSLAGDLRSAVVRASIGVYGVVVVLVFLAPLASMVLASVGGLSDPTLEWWRFLLERQGGSRTQPSVAVRNSLLFGVGALALALPMGVVVAAFSARGGRGRKVADAVLMAPIAVSGVVVGLGMLQSLVFGVELFGYRVSVVGSAVVVAAHAVAGYPFVVRNVAPMLSAVDDRLVESARALGASRARALWDVELPLVWPGVLAGAAFAFALSIGEFDATVLLAEENAYTMPVALKRYLVDRAAGPSVGPAAAMGTVLLVVTAASFVVIDRVGGRYRP
- a CDS encoding AI-2E family transporter → MPHSRTTVLAALFAALLVVAALLLGAVFGTVFFAVTVAYLLVPLHRRVERVGLPPWWASAATATLASLAVFVPLAAGLSVLTDRASGLADVLAGIPETVTLAFYGYTYPVEVGTVTDAALALVRDVAVDTAVALPELALKLTLFGMLLFGLLLAHEDAERALLATIPASYHDVAHALAARAGATLYAIYVLQAVTALATTVIALPVFLVLGVPYPATLAALAGILQFVPIVGPSLVVGAVAVYWASIGDVTGAILVVVVAGVLVAWLPDVLVRPRLSRRTADLPGSLYFVGFTGGLLTVGPIGIIAGPLIVALVVEAASLLADEHRGDQTSLLPEDWS